In Cryptomeria japonica chromosome 10, Sugi_1.0, whole genome shotgun sequence, a genomic segment contains:
- the LOC131067539 gene encoding F-box only protein 6 isoform X1 — translation MESVAILRQLLGQLHELWDVYGSASHNHRRYLLDLENNSADEECSIARETKSSGFKMTELKAPASKRCRRERTHEELFTDASGVMEEKIWREFPEDLLERVIARLPIAAFFRFRSVCRSWNSLLNSHSFSQQCAEVLPKCPWFYTITHENVNNDAVYDPSLKKWYHLSLPLFPPKIIILPVASAGGLVCFLDIGHRNFYVCNPLTQSFRELPSRSVRVWSRVAVGMILNPNGIGYKLLWLGCAGDYEVYDSVENAWTRPGNMPSDIKLPLALNYRSQAITIDSVMYFMRTNPDGLVSYDLVKSTWQQLAIPPPLYSMDHTLAECKGQIMLVGLLTKNAATCVCIWELQKMTLLWKEVDRMPNMMCLDFYGKQVRMICLGNKGSVLLSLRSRQLNRLVLYDMSKKLWHRVPSCVLPRGRKRQWIACGTSFQPCLNASV, via the exons ATGGAGAGCGTTGCCATACTGAGGCAGCTCCTCGGACAACTGCACGAGCTCTGGGATGTGTACGGTTCTGCCTCTCACAACCACAG GAGGTATTTGTTAGATCTGGAGAATAACTCCGCAGATGAGGAGTGTAGTATTGCCAGGGAAACTAAATCTAGTGGTTTCAAGATGACTGAATTGAAAGCTCCAGCTTCTAAAAGATGTCGCAGGGAAAGGACCCATGAGGAGTTGTTTACTGATGCTTCAGGTGTTATGGAGGAAAAAATATGGCGAGAGTTTCCTGAGGATCTTCTTGAAAGAGTCATTGCACGGTTACCTATTGCTGCTTTCTTTCGGTTTCGCTCAGTATGCAGAAGTTGGAATTCTTTACTCAATTCCCACAGTTTTTCTCAGCAATGTGCTGAAGTGCTGCCTAAGTGTCCTTGGTTTTACACCATAACACATGAAAATGTAAATAATGATGCAGTATATGACCCCTCATTGAAGAAGTGGTATCATCTGTCATTGCCATTGTTCCCGCCAAAAATAATTATATTACCAGTTGCTTCAGCTGGAGGGCTTGTCTGCTTCCTTGATATAGGTCATCGGAATTTCTATGTCTGCAATCCACTTACGCAGTCATTTCGGGAATTGCCATCGAGATCCGTGAGAGTGTGGTCACGAGTGGCAGTGGGAATGATTCTCAACCCTAATGGAATTGGATATAAATTGTTGTGGTTAGGATGTGCTGGGGATTATGAAGTTTATGATTCTGTAGAGAATGCTTGGACCAGGCCAGGTAACATGCCATCAGATATAAAACTTCCTCTTGCTTTAAATTACAGGTCGCAGGCTATCACCATTGATAGTGTGATGTATTTTATGCGTACAAATCCAGATGGTTTAGTTTCATACGATTTGGTGAAGAGTACTTGGCAGCAACTTGCAATCCCCCCACCATTGTACTCCATGGATCATACTCTTGCAGAATGTAAGGGTCAAATTATGTTAGTTGGATTGTTGACAAAAAATGCTGCTACATGTGTCTGTATATGGGAGCTTCAAAAGATGACGCTTCTATGGAAGGAGGTAGACAGAATGCCAAATATGATGTGCCTAGATTTCTATGGTAAACAGGTACGCATGATCTGCTTAGGGAATAAAGGCTCGGTTTTGCTATCATTAAGATCTAGGCAGTTGAACCGCTTGGTACTTTATGACATGTCGAAAAAGTTGTGGCATAGGGTACCTAGTTGTGTTCTTCCTCGTGGACGTAAGCGGCAATGGATTGCTTGTGGGACCTCTTTTCAGCCATGTCTCAATGCTTCAGTTTGA
- the LOC131067539 gene encoding F-box only protein 6 isoform X2 has product MLKSYRPTKWHLRQMTIFRRYLLDLENNSADEECSIARETKSSGFKMTELKAPASKRCRRERTHEELFTDASGVMEEKIWREFPEDLLERVIARLPIAAFFRFRSVCRSWNSLLNSHSFSQQCAEVLPKCPWFYTITHENVNNDAVYDPSLKKWYHLSLPLFPPKIIILPVASAGGLVCFLDIGHRNFYVCNPLTQSFRELPSRSVRVWSRVAVGMILNPNGIGYKLLWLGCAGDYEVYDSVENAWTRPGNMPSDIKLPLALNYRSQAITIDSVMYFMRTNPDGLVSYDLVKSTWQQLAIPPPLYSMDHTLAECKGQIMLVGLLTKNAATCVCIWELQKMTLLWKEVDRMPNMMCLDFYGKQVRMICLGNKGSVLLSLRSRQLNRLVLYDMSKKLWHRVPSCVLPRGRKRQWIACGTSFQPCLNASV; this is encoded by the exons ATGTTGAAATCTTATAGGCCTACCAAATGGCATTTGAGACAGATGACAATTTTCAG GAGGTATTTGTTAGATCTGGAGAATAACTCCGCAGATGAGGAGTGTAGTATTGCCAGGGAAACTAAATCTAGTGGTTTCAAGATGACTGAATTGAAAGCTCCAGCTTCTAAAAGATGTCGCAGGGAAAGGACCCATGAGGAGTTGTTTACTGATGCTTCAGGTGTTATGGAGGAAAAAATATGGCGAGAGTTTCCTGAGGATCTTCTTGAAAGAGTCATTGCACGGTTACCTATTGCTGCTTTCTTTCGGTTTCGCTCAGTATGCAGAAGTTGGAATTCTTTACTCAATTCCCACAGTTTTTCTCAGCAATGTGCTGAAGTGCTGCCTAAGTGTCCTTGGTTTTACACCATAACACATGAAAATGTAAATAATGATGCAGTATATGACCCCTCATTGAAGAAGTGGTATCATCTGTCATTGCCATTGTTCCCGCCAAAAATAATTATATTACCAGTTGCTTCAGCTGGAGGGCTTGTCTGCTTCCTTGATATAGGTCATCGGAATTTCTATGTCTGCAATCCACTTACGCAGTCATTTCGGGAATTGCCATCGAGATCCGTGAGAGTGTGGTCACGAGTGGCAGTGGGAATGATTCTCAACCCTAATGGAATTGGATATAAATTGTTGTGGTTAGGATGTGCTGGGGATTATGAAGTTTATGATTCTGTAGAGAATGCTTGGACCAGGCCAGGTAACATGCCATCAGATATAAAACTTCCTCTTGCTTTAAATTACAGGTCGCAGGCTATCACCATTGATAGTGTGATGTATTTTATGCGTACAAATCCAGATGGTTTAGTTTCATACGATTTGGTGAAGAGTACTTGGCAGCAACTTGCAATCCCCCCACCATTGTACTCCATGGATCATACTCTTGCAGAATGTAAGGGTCAAATTATGTTAGTTGGATTGTTGACAAAAAATGCTGCTACATGTGTCTGTATATGGGAGCTTCAAAAGATGACGCTTCTATGGAAGGAGGTAGACAGAATGCCAAATATGATGTGCCTAGATTTCTATGGTAAACAGGTACGCATGATCTGCTTAGGGAATAAAGGCTCGGTTTTGCTATCATTAAGATCTAGGCAGTTGAACCGCTTGGTACTTTATGACATGTCGAAAAAGTTGTGGCATAGGGTACCTAGTTGTGTTCTTCCTCGTGGACGTAAGCGGCAATGGATTGCTTGTGGGACCTCTTTTCAGCCATGTCTCAATGCTTCAGTTTGA